Proteins from a single region of Chryseobacterium sp. W4I1:
- a CDS encoding organic hydroperoxide resistance protein: MNNIENVLYTAKTHTVGGREGNAKSSDEKLDILLSAPGSNGKGTNPEQLFAAGWSACYIGALGLAAKKLGIVLPKETYVDAEVDLGTMGDAYFLQARLFVGLPGINKETAEQLVALAHQTCPYSKAVHGNINTSTTII, translated from the coding sequence ATGAATAACATCGAAAACGTATTGTACACAGCTAAAACCCATACGGTGGGGGGAAGAGAAGGAAATGCAAAAAGCAGTGATGAGAAATTGGATATCCTGCTTTCCGCTCCGGGATCAAATGGAAAAGGAACTAATCCTGAACAGCTCTTTGCTGCAGGATGGTCAGCCTGTTATATCGGAGCATTGGGACTGGCAGCAAAAAAACTGGGGATAGTGCTGCCCAAAGAAACTTATGTAGATGCTGAGGTGGATCTTGGAACGATGGGGGATGCCTATTTTTTACAGGCAAGGTTGTTTGTCGGTCTTCCTGGTATCAACAAAGAGACAGCAGAACAGCTGGTAGCACTTGCCCATCAAACCTGTCCTTATTCAAAGGCTGTTCACGGGAATATTAATACTTCAACAACTATAATCTAA
- a CDS encoding Crp/Fnr family transcriptional regulator, with translation MLSEEEKFVIETHMKLRKFRKKQYFLQEGDVCKYTGFIVKGSAKTFSVDEEGNENILKLSIENWWLTDFESFYHLTPSQYNIEAMEDLEVLQVTNAQVEEFFKPIPAFSAMMEVIKQNNAIANQRRVQAAISYTAEERYADFVSNYPHFLMRFPQNVIASYLGLSPETLSRLRKKINSK, from the coding sequence ATGCTTTCTGAGGAAGAGAAATTTGTGATTGAGACTCATATGAAACTCAGGAAGTTCAGAAAAAAACAATATTTTTTGCAAGAAGGCGATGTGTGTAAATACACCGGATTTATCGTGAAAGGGTCTGCCAAAACATTTTCTGTGGATGAAGAAGGAAATGAAAATATCCTTAAATTAAGTATTGAGAATTGGTGGCTGACTGATTTTGAAAGTTTTTATCATTTAACTCCAAGCCAATACAACATAGAAGCAATGGAGGATCTTGAAGTTTTGCAGGTGACAAATGCGCAGGTTGAAGAGTTTTTTAAACCTATCCCAGCTTTTTCGGCGATGATGGAGGTCATTAAGCAGAATAATGCGATTGCAAATCAAAGAAGGGTTCAAGCCGCAATTAGTTATACAGCTGAAGAACGTTATGCAGATTTTGTCAGTAATTATCCACACTTTCTAATGCGTTTTCCGCAAAATGTGATTGCTTCTTATTTAGGATTATCTCCTGAAACCTTAAGTAGGCTGAGAAAAAAAATAAATTCAAAATAA
- a CDS encoding alpha/beta hydrolase — protein MSAQKKETNVKIKNIVLVHGAFVDGSGWKSVYDILTKRGYNVTVTQIPLTSLKDDDATVRRALDRLDGPAVLVGHSWGGTVITEASSHANVASLVYVTAFQPDKGETTDTWYSSQPGLPEAGILPPDSKGFVYYDLKKFHAGFAADLSHDQTEFMAHSQKPILGSSFIDVVTSADWHTKPTFGIVPTADKSINPIILRNMYKRSGTKITEIKGASHAVFISHPQEVAEVIIAASR, from the coding sequence ATGAGTGCACAAAAAAAGGAAACCAATGTAAAAATCAAAAACATAGTGCTTGTACACGGAGCATTTGTTGATGGGTCAGGATGGAAAAGCGTTTACGATATTTTGACAAAACGCGGATATAATGTGACAGTGACACAGATTCCATTGACCTCCCTGAAAGATGACGATGCGACTGTCCGCAGGGCACTTGATAGACTTGATGGTCCGGCTGTTCTTGTGGGGCACTCATGGGGTGGTACCGTAATTACCGAAGCCAGTTCACATGCCAATGTTGCATCATTAGTTTACGTTACTGCATTTCAACCGGACAAGGGAGAAACTACTGATACATGGTATTCTTCTCAACCCGGACTTCCTGAAGCAGGCATTTTGCCTCCTGACAGTAAAGGCTTTGTGTACTATGATCTGAAGAAATTCCATGCAGGATTTGCTGCAGACCTTAGTCATGACCAGACTGAATTTATGGCACACTCCCAAAAACCGATTCTGGGATCATCATTTATAGATGTGGTGACATCCGCGGATTGGCATACAAAACCGACATTCGGAATTGTACCGACGGCTGATAAGAGTATTAATCCAATTATTCTAAGAAATATGTATAAAAGATCCGGCACAAAGATCACTGAAATCAAGGGAGCCAGCCATGCCGTATTTATTTCTCATCCACAGGAAGTAGCAGAAGTAATAATTGCGGCTTCCAGATAA